Part of the Quercus lobata isolate SW786 chromosome 6, ValleyOak3.0 Primary Assembly, whole genome shotgun sequence genome, ATCTCCATGTTGCATGGCTCTGATAGAAGATTAACATCTAAAATTTCTTCAACGCTGCCTTTCTCTAAGCTAGGCCTTGCCTGCATGCAATTTGTTCATTAGACACAATCCCCATTTTATTTGAACTTGGAACTAGCTATTAGGGTTGAGACCTTAATGAATGTTTCCGTTTAGTAGCCCTTATTTGCTTAAAGGCGAGACAAAAAATTACTTAAGTAAACAGActagttttgaaaaaataagcTGGCTTATTTGCTTAAAGTTACTTTTTGCTCGCCTTTAAGCAAACAAGCGTGGTCAAACACacattaattaattgaaattttgaattatatgaGATTACCTTAAATTGTCAAGAAAATCACAATCCTAATCTTCTATTAGGTACTTTCAAAATACATTTGATTTAGTACTCAACACCAATAAAAATATgtcatcacaataaaataatagtacATAAACTCGAGAAGTAATGtgaaaatgttaattttatgTATTAGATGACTTTTGTTATTGGTTTAGAGTAAcaccttaatgatttttttttttaatttaaaatttatgaacAAATAGGTGCTTCGATTACTTATCCATTCAACGACATGATAATTAGACAGCCTTCCATTAGAGTAAATTGCAGGTCGTGCAGTCACAAGTTGCAACAATATGACACCAAAGCTATAGACATCACTGAATGGGGTCAAATGGAGACTCATACAATAAGCCGGATCAAGGTATCCTGGTGTTCCTTTAATTTGGCTACTCACATGTGTTTTGTCCTCAGTAGGCCCCATCTTCACTAACCCAAAATCCGAAACCTTAGCTTTGAACTCATCTCCTACTAGTATGTTACTTGGTTTTATGTCACGGTGGATTATGCTAGGCTGAAACCCTTCATGCAAATGAGGAATGCctgcaaaattttcaaccaacttaatttacaccatttttttctttgttttcgatttttacaattattacaaattttattatataaattaatgcatttttaatgttaaaaaaatcagaaatttatttatttttgttgacgTGCTACCAATGACATTTATTATCAATAACATTTGTTATCATGCCAGTTTATAATCATTTTAGTCTAATGAGGACTGCACCTTTAGCTGCTCCAATGGTTATGTTTATTCTCTGCCTCCAAGTTAAGCTCCTCCCTCTCTTTACTACATGGTATTAGTATATGAAGTCAACTAAGATAAACATATTTAGGAATGTTAACATGTAGCAATGCATGCCCTTCAACATACCCGTAATGTACTCAAGCATAGAACCATTTGGAACGTACtcataaactaataattttgcACCTTTTGGTCCTGTTCAAGGCATAAATTAAGCTTTCAAAATAAAGAAGGGGCAATATTTGGGTATAATTTTGTACATGGACAGCCTAATTTGATATGTATTTACAATTTCGATACAATTTTACttgattatatttttcattctttctttttgtgaatATTACTTGAACTGTCATTGCTCCATCTTTAGTATATAATCAGCATGGCTTACTTTTTGGGTGATACTGTATCTACGTACCTGGTTCTTCACAATATCCCACCAGACTTACAAGGttcttgtgctttacttttgaAAGTAGCATCACTTCTGATCAAGAAACCACAACAAATAATCAACTAGTAtaaagacataaaaaaaaaaaataaataacaataattttcttttgccaGGCTATAAAGACAACATGTTGTAATTGAGTACAATTAGTAGCGGATAAATGAAATTGATATagcaccaatcacaacttaccACCATAACAAGTtatgaaaaaattgtgaaatagtCTTAAGCATTGTTCTCATTAAACACAATAATTACATGCCTTAATTTTCTGGGATGgaagaaattgaaactttttcatatatttttgaacAAACATGTGTGAATTGAAACTTAGTTACCATTTCTGAATTCTTCAACGCTTTGGTAAGAATCAGCAAGGGGTCTCTTAATAGCTAGTGTTCCTTCTACATCGAAGTCCCCCTTGTAGACATTCCCAAATGCACCTGAACCCGGCAAGCAATCTTGGCTGAAATTGTTGGTAGCCTCCTCTAGCTCCACCAACTGGAAGCGCCGCAACAATATATTCTCGAATTTCAAGCTCCCTAATCATCATTTTCCCAACTCAGAACTGAGATTTATAAGCAAAAAGAATTCACAAAGAATTTGAAGCACAAAAAGTCACTAACCTTTCTTCTTGTAACGTTGCTTGAGAATTGGAAAGAGTTTTCTTTTGCATAAGTAGCAAAATAAGGCAACCACCaatatacttaaaattggtggtGCTGAAACTGAagctacttcaagaaattgTCTAATTGCCATTACAAAATTTGATAGTGTCCTGAAAGAGAAAGCGTCGTGAACCTGTATGTTGGGTTgtttttttcacttttgttcCATTTTCACTTGTATGAAATATTTGCTTCAATGAAGAGAAAGATAGTAGGAAATGTTAAGCAGAGGACATTGTAGTTTGATAAAGATTAACGAACAATGCCGGCtgtatatttattttcaaagttAGCTAGTATATGTTTTCAGAGTCGTTTACCATGTCATTTGTGACTTAGTCTTCTTTCTTGGGACGGCACATAGGCCAAGAGAACATGTACATGTACAACTATACATTTACGTAAATTCATGCATGTATACTTTGTTTGCCCGAGAAGGCATTGAATCCCCATGCTTGTCTAGTGATTCATATGTGAAATAGAACTTAtaaaaacgaaaaaagaaaaagaaaaaagtgaaataggATAAAATACATACGGGTCTAGTTTAGTCAGTtgctctttttttattattattattatatatatatatatatattttgtgtgtAATATAAAAggatttatatttctttatttttaggtTAAAAAGTGCAAACTATACCACTAAAGTTTaagggtttttgaattttataccctaaagttctaaaatttgaattttatcccTTAAAGTTATACTTAATTTATATTAGCATCTTTTCATAAGTTCTTTTGTTGATGTGTCTGTTAATTAAGTGCCACGTAAGCTGATGGTGTATTAATTAATCCAATTGAAACGTGGCATGTGGATTTACCTATTCCACTTCAGACAAAATTGcctaaaatgttttaaataattaaaataaaaactttttagaaatataagaaatcaaagtctaaaaccaaaaataaaataattcaatttttttttcttaaacatTTTCTAGGGacctaaacaaacaaaaaaatttctcaaattttgcCAAGAAACCATGCTAAGAAAGATCATAAGCAGAAATGacaaagaaaaactagaaaTAGAGGAAGGTAAATACATTTTAGCAAATATATTTGTGTAATAGAAGAGAAGAACGAAACACAATTGTAAGGGCAAGTTTTGGTTCCTAGGCCCAAAAAGTAAAAGGACtaagggttcgtttggatacagctgaaaactgaaaattgaaaatactgtagcaaaataatttttaaatgtgtaaataataccatgagatccatttttaatgaaaaagttactgaaaagtgatgtttgtgggtcccgtgaacagtgcacatgtgCACTATTCATGCAGAAAGTCAACATTCacgacttaaaaaaaaaaaaaaaaacctgaaaacACAAAGGCAAAACGCAAATCATCTGGATCCAAACGCCACCTAAGACCCAACgagcccaacacaatgaattcatagagagtgggttggaaattAGACTTCAATAAGTTGGACAACAATCATAGTAGGTTAAAGAtgacaagaaaacaaagataaacaaattttGTGCAGGGAAAATCTTCCTCGTTAAAGTTTGAGGAGAGTAGTTCGTGTATATAATTCTCTTGAACTTGATTATAATTCTTGTAGGGCCCGATAATCTGTGGCCCTGGCCTatttattcattggggcccaaggcccgggccgaggaaggttatagccaAGG contains:
- the LOC115950473 gene encoding putative leucine-rich repeat receptor-like serine/threonine-protein kinase At3g53590, yielding MAIRQFLEVASVSAPPILSILVVALFCYLCKRKLFPILKQRYKKKGSLKFENILLRRFQLVELEEATNNFSQDCLPGSGAFGNVYKGDFDVEGTLAIKRPLADSYQSVEEFRNGPKGAKLLVYEYVPNGSMLEYITVKRGRSLTWRQRINITIGAAKGIPHLHEGFQPSIIHRDIKPSNILVGDEFKAKVSDFGLVKMGPTEDKTHVSSQIKGTPGYLDPAYCMSLHLTPFSDVYSFGVILLQLVTARPAIYSNGRLSNYHVVEWARPSLEKGSVEEILDVNLLSEPCNMEIMLKMAQLGLRCSVKVPKQRPTMNQVWQELEGEALHSVDNFLSKQPSSAALISSGSNAPCESMDNDYSQSFVSLNGVGFQRFHVEMESYSFRSTSLRCLEENSIIVDFDKKNLKGNT